The region AGCGGACGCCCCGGCTGGCATATCGAATGTTCGGCGATGATCGAGAAGCACTTCCAGGGCAACGGAGAGTACACCATCGACATCCACGGCGGCGGCGCCGACCTTCTTTTCCCCCACCACGAAAACGAAGCGGCCCAGACCCGCTGCGCCACGGGCCACGAGATCGCCAAATACTGGATGCACAACGGCTTCGTCCAGATCGACGGGGAAAAAATGTCCAAGAGCCTGGGCAACAGCTTTTTCCTCAAAGACGCCCTGGCGATCTATCCGGGAGAGCTCCTGCGCTTCTACCTCATCGGCGTTCATTACCGCAACGACTTCAACTTCAACGAAGTGGACCTCCAGGCAGCCAAAAAACGCCTGGACAAACTCTACCGTCTCAAAAAACGCCTCACTCCCGGCAAGGTCGGGGAAGCGGAAGCGGGCTTCGTCCAGGCGCTCAAAGAAGCGATGGCCGACGACCTGAACACTTCCAAAGCCCTGGCCATCGTGGACGAGATGGTCTCCGCCGCCAACGAAGCCCTCGACGCCAACCCCAGGGACAAAGTCCTCAAACGCACCCTGCTGGGCAACATCGCCTTCATCGACGAGCTGCTGGGCTTCGGAGGCTCCGACCCCTACGCCTGGTTCCAGCACGGGGTCAGTGAGGAGGAGCGCCAGGAGATCGAAGCGAAGATCGCCGAACGCGACGCGGCCAAAAAGGCCAAAGACTTCTCCAAAGCCGACACCATCCGGGATGAGCTTAAAGAGAAGGGGATCGCCCTGATGGATACCCCCGAGGGGACCAAGTGGGAGAAACTCTAAAAAGGAGTCAAGAATGGCGATAAGAGAAGCGATCCTGGGCGGAGGCTGTTTCTGGTGTCTCGATGCGGCTTTCCGGCAAGTCGACGGGGTAGTGGATGTGATCAGCGGCTACGCCAACGGCCACGTTGCAAACCCTACCTACAAAGAAGTCTGCACCGACACCACCGGCCACGCCGAAGTGGTCAAAGTACTCTACGACGATAGCAAGATCAGCTACCGGGACCTGCTGAAGATCTTCTACGCCATCCACGACCCCACCACCCTCAACCGCCAGGGAGCCGATTTCGGCAGTCAATACCGTTCCACCATCCTCTACCAAAACGAAGAAGAGAGAAAGATCGCCGAGGAAGTGACCGCCGAGGTGCAAAAAGGGCTGGAGCGAAAGATCGTCACCAGGATCGAGCCCCTCAAAAACTTCTACCCCGCCGAAGAGTATCACCAAAACTACTTCGCCAAAAACCCCCATCATGGCTACTGCCAAGTGGTCGTTGCCCCCAAGGTCCTCAAAGTACGTGAAAAATTCCCGGAGAAGGTCAAGCACTAAAGACTGTGCAATGAACCAGCAGATGCGACTTTAGTCGCATTGGTAAAGAAGGATGATGCTTTGATTTTAGCGACTGAAGTCGCTACCCCTAAGAGTAAACGAGGATAAGAAGCAGCATATCATCTTTACTCTCCCGAAAAGCTCACCTATCCCCCAAAGGATTATCACTCCGCTCTTTCTTTTTCCGCCGCTCAAAAGCAGCATTGGAGGGCGTATCGCTCACGCTAAACAGCCTATGTCCATAGAGTACACACCCCTTGCACCCCGGATCGCAGGGGTGCGACAGGAGCCGGCACCAGTCGGCGATCCCCTCGTGCGTCGTCTGATGTTGGCATCCCCATCCACTCGCCATCTTCGCCTCCTACTCGTAGCGTATTTCAAAACCGTCGTAGAGGAGATCGTCCTCGTCGAGGACTTCCACGGTAATATCCTCCACCTCACTCATAGGCGACCCTTCTTTGAGGGTTTGCAGCACCGCATCGAGCTGATCCTCACTGAGCCGCGCCACCACCTCCACCGTCCCATCGGGCAGATTGCGCACATAGCCCTGGATCCCCAGCGCCCTGAGCTTCTGGGCGACGAACTTGCGGTAAAAGACCCCCTGCACTCTTCCGTGAACGATAAAGCGATAACTCTCCACCTTTACCTCCGTTCTCTCCATTGAATCTCAAAGTGTTTTGATTATACATCAGTTTTGAAATCTTTGACCAGTCTTAAATGGCCTTTTGCCGGCCGATCAAATTTACGCATTGACAAAAACAGGGCAATGTATTAATATACCATCTATATAGGGAAGGAGAATCATATGGCACAATCATATGGCAAACAGACAGAAAAGGTAACATTCAATATCTCGGTTGAACTCAAAGAGAGGTTGCTTGCCTTGAAAAATGAGCTTCATGTTTCACTCTCAAGTCTCTATAACGAGGCCATAACCAAGTATCTCCGGGAAAAAGAGTTGGAAAAGTGGGAAAAAGGCGTCTCGATGGCTTTGAAAGATTCGGAATATAAAGCGCTAAACAAAGAGCTGGGTGCAGATGGAGGATCACTGCATGAGTATTGAGGCCAAGCAGGGGGAAGTGTGGATGGTTCGTTTCTACCCTCAAGTCGGTAGCGATATATCCAAACTGCGTCCGGCCATCATTATCAGTCACGATACAATCGGTCGTCTCCCGCTTAAAACCATCGTTCCCGTCACCGATTGGAAGCCCTCATATGAGCACTACCCCTGGATGATTCCAATCACTCCAAGTTCCACCAACGGCCTCTCAAAGCCCTCAGCAATCGATTGCTTTCAGATTAAAAATTTCTCGGATGATCGTTTTGTAGAAAAGATCGGGGTTATAGAGCTCACTCTACTTCAGAAGATTCATCAAACGGTTATGAAAACTTTGGATCCTCTTTTTTGAAGTCTTTTCGCTTTTCAAGATTTGGATAGTAACCGATTCCCATATTTCTTCCTTCAAGGATGTTATCAGTTATCACCTGACCCCTCTATCTTTATGAAAACGAGGGATTTCAACCATCTCCGATGGAGACACTATTATTAAGTAAACTCTCTTTTTCTTTTTGAAAAAAATGACCTTTTCCGAAAAAATTGTTTTCTTGGTGACCTATAGTATTTTCCATCTTCATCAAGGCTAATCTCCCCTGATGCTCTCAAATACTCCAGTCTATCAAAAATTGTTTCTCGAGTAGAATAGTCATATGGATAATTGATATAGCTGTTATTTTTTATTATATGTATGAATTCATCATAGCTTAAATGGTTGTTTTTTTTAATAAGATTTACTCTCAAAATCTCATCAAATAATTTTGCGGTAGCATCATATGCCTTACACATAATCTTCCTCCTTTACTAAAATTACACTATAGCCTTCTTCAGACATAAAATTGAATATCTCAATCTGTTCAACAATACTTAAACCATTAATTATATCTTTTACTTTTTCCACTTGGGTCATGATTATATCTTCTCCTCTTTCTGAAGTCACATCGATTTCTTTTCGTACTAAAAAACGTTTTAAAGTCTCAACTTTTCTCATAGCTTGCATTAGTGTATTTTTAATGTTTTCACTATCTATTCGTGCATTGACAAATTCAATAGATTCATCTAACAAATAATACACTAAAGATGTACTATTATAAAAACTGACAAAATGCAACCCAAGCTCTATTAAAAGTTGTTTCTTTAATTCCTCAACTTTTTCATGATCCTCGTTAGTGAAAAATAATATTTTCATATTTTCTAAAAATCTATTCTTAAGTCTTTCATCTACCGTTGATACCTCTTCGAAGTCTCTTATACTATCACTATATTCAATTTTAATATTATCTTTCACATTTGGAGTGCCGAGTTTGAAATCACGGATAGTGTATAATAGTCTTTTATTTCCTGATAATTTAGAATTTATTTTATGAACAATTCCTTTAATACTTTCATCATCTTCCTTTAAATTATTTACAGATACATAAGTATAAAAAAAATCGTCTATAAAATCATCGTTTTTAACATCAAAATAATTTCTCATTAATGAAAAAAAATCATCTTTGAATAATTCTTTATTATCCCATATAGTAATAAAGTTTTCTTCATCATCTAAAACATCTTTTAGACAATCCAATAAATAGTTTTCAATATCATTTCTTCTTGTATTTTTTTCTTCTAATTCATATCTAAAGTGTTTCAATAATCTTAAAAGCCAATTTTCTTCGAATTGATTTATTAAAGCCATTTTTACCATATCCAAAATATTATTATTCAAAACATATTCTAGTACATTAAAAAGTCCTGTAATATTATCTTCAAGAAGATATGTAATACGCGAACCAGCTTTATCGGTAGAGTCATTTTGCTGAACAAGATAGTCTTTTATCAGATATATCAATATATCTTCCAATAACATATTTGTTCTAATTACTTTGTGATGGAAAATAATTTCATTATAAGATTCATATCTTGAAACAAAAAAGTTCTCAATAGTAGAAAGAACAAAGTTTGGGAATAATAAATTAAAATTATTATCAAATTTTATATTATTAATTATCCTATTTTGATCAAAAGCCAATATTTTCAACCCGCTATGCAATACATCTCTTTGAACATAATCAATACGATCTGCATCAATGGCTCCATCAACTATTTGATGCAATTTTTTAAATTTAAACTCTTCTATAACCTTTTCTTGAAAAATCATAGAGACTAATTCTCTTATAATATAAATAATAATTTTTTCTTCTATCTCTATGCAATCATCAAGTATCTCATCAAAAATCAATAAACCAAGCTTTTCTCCAAGAAACTCATGAATAGGTATTTTTTTATTATTTTTATTATTTTCAATAAGTGATTTCAGTAATTCATAATAATAATTCTGTTTCTCTGTTAAATCACTATTCCTATCTAAATCAATTAAGTCTCCATATATCTCTTTTAAAACGTTTTCAAATAAATGGCTAAACGGCATGTGCCCAACATCATGTAGCAACCCTACAATTCGTATAGACTCCAGAAGAATTTGATAGAGAAACAACTTCCTGTCATCCGAATATTTAAATATACTTAATGTTTCATTTAAAATATATGAATTGTTACTTTTATAAAAATATTCACAGTTTATAGGTTTTGTATTTTCGACACAAAAACCTGTTAGCTCTTTTTTAAAATTATCAGATCCTGTTTTTAACTCTTGAATAATTCTAGAGTCCAATATATGATTGTTTATAATAGTTTCTACCTTTTGGAGCAGAGTGTTAATAGTTTCTACATCAGTATTTTTAACAATATTACAAAACATGACACCTGCTACATGCATTGTACCAACACTGTGAGAATATCGACTATGTTTCAAAGAAGGGAAAGAAAAATAAGAAGTTGATGTCTGCATAATATATTGCAAACGATTAAAAAGACCCGAGTTGATCACCCTGCTCTCTAATGGCGTTAATATAATATCAGTATGTATGGGATCATGTTTGATTCTCATATTTTTATTATAATATACTATTCTTAATAAACATCATTGGTAGATCTCTCTCTGAATAATCGAAAGAAACAAGTATAAAGAAACACATTATAAGGGTTAGCTGAACGTGCCTGCCCTCATGTATTGTAAATATCGTAGTGGTTCCCACGTTTAACGTGGGAACCAGCAAGGAGAAAAGATACGCAGTAGAGAAGAAGCCCTCTCTTAGAGCTTCGGCCCCGCCGAAGAGTAATCGAACTCACTCCCCCGGTCGTTGTAGCGGTTGAAGTTCTCGATGAACATCGCCGCCAGTTTGCGTAGCTGCTCGTCGTAAGCCTCTTTGTCTTCCCAGGTGTTGCGGGGATTGAGGACGGCGTTGTCGGCAACGCCTTCGAGGGCTTTGGGGATCTGGAGGTCGAAGACCGGCAGGGTTTCGAACTCGGCTTCGTTGATGGAGCCGTTGAGGATGCCGTTGATGCAGGCGCGGGTGTCTTTGATGCTCATCCGCTTACCCACGCCGTAGGGGCCGCCGGTCCAGCCGGTGTTGACCAGATAGACATTGACATCGTGCTCGTCGATCTTTTTACCCAGGAGCTCGGCATAGACCGTGGGATGCAGGGGGAGGAAGGCTTCGCCGAAGCAGGCGCTGAAGGTGGCTACCGGCTCGGTGATTCCCCGCTCGGTTCCGGCGACTTTGGCGGTGTAGCCGCTCAGGAAGTAGTACATCGCCTGCTCTTTGGTCAGTTTGCTCACCGGAGGAAGCACACCGAAAGCGTCGGCGGTGAGGAAGATGATGTTTTTGGGATGGCCGCCCATCAGAGTGCACTCGTGGTTCTCGATGTGCTCGATGGGATAGCTGACCCGGGTGTTCTCCGTCTTGGAGTCGTCGGAGTAGTCCACGTGGCCCTGCTCGTCGGCGACGACGTTTTCGAGCAGCGCGCCGGGGCGGATGGCGTTGTAGATCTCGGGCTCGCTGTTGGGGTCGAGGTTGATGACCTTGGCGTAGCAGCCCCCTTCGAAGTTGAAGACGCCCTCATCGTCCCAGCCGTGCTCGTCGTCACCGATCAGGCGGCGGTTGGGGTCAGTGGAAAGCGTAGTCTTTCCGGTACCGGAGAGGCCGAAGAAGAGGCAGACGTCATCGTCTTTGCCGATGTTGGCAGAGCAGTGCATGGAGAGCTTGCCCTCCAAGGGGAGCCAATAGTTCATCATCGTGAAAATCCCCTTCTTGATCTCTCCGCCGTACCAGGTACCGCCGATGATCGCTTCGTTCTGCTCGATATTGAAGGCGACGTAGACTTCGGAGTTGAGGCCCTGCTCTTTGAATTTGGGGTTGGTGGCTTTGCAGGCGTTGTAGAGCACGAAGTCGGGCTCGAAATTTTTTAGCTCCTCTTCGCTGGGCATGATGAACATATTTTCGATGAAGTGGGCCTGCCAGGCGATCTCGGTGACGAAGCGGATCGCCTTGCGGCTGCTCGGGCTGGCCCCGGCGTAGGCGTCGATGATGTAGAGATCTTTGCCCGAGAGTTGCTTCATCGTAATCTCACGAAGCTCCTGGTAAATCTCGGGAGTCAGAGGCTGGTTGATGGACCCCCAGGCGATATGCTCGTTGGAGGGGGGCTGCTCGACAAAGTATTTGTCTTTGGGACTGCGGCCGGTAAAGATCCCGGTATCGACCATAGCCGTACCGTTGTCGGTAAAGGCACACTCCCCTTTGACCTTTTCGTCTTCGGCGAGTTTCGCGTAATCAGGGTTGTAGATCACTTTCCCGATATTCTCGATGTCGAGCTTGTCCAATCCGTTGGGTTGCATGATAATTTTTATCTCCTCTGCAGATGATGTGCAATTATGCCGTATCTTAATTGAAGATCGACAACAGTACGCCGGCGGCCACAGCCGAACCGATCACTCCGGCCACATTGGGCCCCATGGCATGCATCAGCAGCACGTTGCCGGGGCGGGCCTCGGCGCCGACTTTGCTGACGACCCTCGCCGCCATCGGCACGGCGGAGACCCCTGCCGCGCCGATGAGGGGGTTGATGGGTTCCTTGCTGAAGTAGTTCATCAGCTTGGCCAACAAAACTCCCGCTGCAGTTCCCACCGCGAAGGCGACCAGCCCGATGACGAGAATACCCATCGTATCCAGGACCAGGAACTTGTCTGCCTGGAGCTTGGACCCCACACCCAGGCCCAGAAAGATGGTCGTGATGTTGATGAGGGAGTTTTGCATCTCGTGGCTGAGACGATCGACGACCCCCGACTCTTTGGCGAAGTTGCCGAAGGCGAAGGCACCGATCAGCGGGGTGGACTCCGGAAGCAGCATCGCCGAGAGCATCACGATCAGCAGCGGAAAGATCAGTTTTTCCCGTTTGTTCACTTTGCGCAATCTCGGCATCACGATCCGCCGTTCCTCTTCGGTCGTCAGCGCCTTCATAATCGGCGGCTGGATCACCGGGACCAGCGCCATATAGGAGTAGGCCGCCACGGCGATGGCTCCCAGCAGCTCCGGAGAGAGCGCCGAAGCGATGAAGATCGACGTCGGCCCGTCCGCCCCGCCGATAATCGAGATGGAGGCGCACTGTTTGAGGGTAAAATCGACCAGGCCCGTATATTGGGAGAGGGCCGCCGCCCCCACCAGCGAACCGAAGATACCGAACTGGGCCGCTCCGCCCAGCAGGGCCGTCTTCGGGTTGGAGAGCAAAGGGCCGAAATCGGTCATCGCCCCAACCCCCATAAAGATGATCAGCGGGAAAAATTCGTTGGCGATCCCCATATTGTAGATGATGCCCAGAAAGTTATCAGGCGCCGTCATATTGACCACGGGAATGTTGGCCAGCAGGCCGCCAAAGCCGATGGGAAGCAGCAGCAGCGGCTCGAACTTTTTGACGATCGCCAGATAGAAGAGGACGAATACGACCAGAAACATAATGATCCGCCCCCAACTCTGGGCGAAACGGCTCATCGCCTCCCCCTGGCCGTTTTTGGCTCCCTCTTTGGGCTTGACCAGGGCGTAGATGCCGGTGGTCTTGAAAAAATCTTTCAGCAGCTGAGTCAGGGGTTTGGAGACGTGGGTCTCTTTGACGGCCAGCTCCCGGGCGGGAGCCTGGGAGAGTTCCGAGGCGGCGGCGGGCTGAGCGGAAGAGCCCGAAGCCCAAACCTGCATCGTCCCCAGCAGGATCAAAAACGGAAAGATGAGATGTCGGATCATCGTCATGCCAGCGTCGCCAGGAGACGCCCCTCCTCGATCTGTTCGTTGGGTTCCACATCGATGGTGGCGACGGTCCCCTGCATGGGCGCGGCCACTTCGATCTCCATCTTCATCGCCTCCAGGATCATAATCGGCTCCCCCTCGTCGACATGATCGCCGGGTTTTTTGAGGATCTTCCAGACGGTACCGGGAGTTTGGGCCTCCACTTCGATCGTCCCTTTGCCGCCGGTGGGAGTCGCCGGCTTGGCCTCCGGGCTCTCTTTGGCGGAAGCGGAGGATTCCCCGGCCGGCTGGACCGTGATCTCCCCTTCCCCTTCGCTCACCTGCACACTGTACTTCTTGCCGTCGACGATTACGGTGTAATTCCCTGCCATCTCTGCTCCCTCGCTTTGCTTCGTTTCGTTTTGGGCACCCTTGCGCACCATCAGCGGCGATTCCCCTTTGAGGTAGGCGATCCCCTTCTTGTCACAGGCCGCCGCGATGAAAATATTCTCCTCCGTCGCTTCGATCCCCTCGGCCTGGAGCACCGCTTTCCAGTAGGCGATGGATTTCTTTTCGTCCCGGTCGGCGATATCCAGGGGATTCTCCTCGGTCGGTTCCAGATGGAGCTGCTCTCGGGCCAGCTCCACGATCTCGGGATCGGGAGGCATCGGGGTGCGGCCGAAATAGCCCAGCACCATCTTGCCGTATCCGGGGGCAATCTTCTTCCAGGGGCCGAACATCACGTTGGCGTAAGCCTGCTGCCAATAGAATTGACTCACCGGCGTCACCGAAGTGCCGTAGCCCCCCTTCTCCACCACCTCGGTCATCCCTTCGATCACTTCGTCGAATTTGTCGAGGTTGCCGCTGTCGCGCATCATCTGGGTATTGGCAGTGAGGGCACCTCCGGGCATCGGGGCGAAAGGGATGATGGGATTGACCCGGGTCGCTTCGGGCGGGATGAAATAATCTTTCAGGCACTCCCGAAAGCGCTTTTCATAGCGCCGAACCTTGTTCAGATCGAGGCCGCCCAGATCGTAGTCGGTCCCTTTGAGGGCATGCATCAGGGTCAGGATGTCGGGCTGGGAAGTTCCGCCGCTCACGGGTGCCGCCGCCAGGTCGATACCGTTGGCGCCCCCCTCCAGAGCCGCCAGGTAGCCGGCGACACTCACTCCGGCCGTTTCGTGGGTATGGAGGCGGATATGGGTATCTTCTCCCAGAAGCTGCCGTGCCATCCGGATCGTCTCGTAGACTTTATGGGGGTTGGAAGTGCCGCTGGCGTCTTTGAAGGCCACACTGTCGAAGACCAGGTCACTCTCGAGAATCTCCCGGAGCACCTTTTCGTAGAAGGCTACATCGTGCGCTCCCTTGCAGCCCGGCGGCAGATCCATCATCGTCACCACCACTTCGTGGGCCATGCCGTGCTTTTTGACGCAGGCGCCGCTGTATTGGAGGTTCTGCACATCGTTCAGGGCGTCGAAGTTGCGCACGGTCGTGGTCCCGTGCTTGGCGAAGAGTTTGGCGAAGAGGTCAATCATCTCCCGGCTGCCGGTATCGAGCATCACCGTATTGATTCCCCGAGCGAGGATCTGGAGATTGACATTGGGGCCCACCATCTCCCGGAAACGGTCCATCATTTCGAAGGCGTCTTCCCGGAGATAGAAGTAGAGGGTTTGGAAACGCGCACCCCCGCCGAACTCGAAGTGGGTGATCCCCGCTTCCAGAGCCGCTTCCACCGCGGGGAAGAAGTCTTCCATCAGCACCCGCCCGCCGAAGACCGACTGAAAGCCGTCCCGGAAACTGGTATCCATCACATCGATATACTTTTTCGCCATGATCAAGCCTTTCCGGCACGGGCTTTGCGGTATTCAGCCACCGCCGCGACGATCGCCGCGACCCGGGCCCCCTCTTCATCGTCCGCTTTGAGCGCCGGAGCAGCCTTCTGTCTTGAAGATTTTTCCGGGAAAAAGCGTTCGATGATCCAAGCCTGGAGGCGCATCAAAAGCACTAGGATATAGAGAAAGACAAAGACGATCCCCATCCCCAGTATCATAAACTTGATACTCTCCTCGACGAGATGGACTTCCATCCCCTCTCCTTTGCGTTGGCGATGGGTTATTGTAGGATAGATTAACCTTTATGACTCTTAAGGAATCTCTTTAGCGTCTTCTTTTTCGCTTTTTGCCGCTTTTGCTCTGGCGCTGGGTTGCTTCGAACTCCCCGAGCAGCGCTTCGAGCTCCTCTTCGTCATAGCCGATCCGATCGCTCTCGTCGAACTCTTCGGTCTCCAGGATATAGCTGATCGCTTTTTTGATAAAGGTACTCTGGTCCATATCGGACATTTTGGCCAGGACCTGGTCCACCATCGGGTGCAGCGCGGTCTCCTGAAGCTTTTGGCTGAGCATCTCGATCTGCTCGTCGCCGATGCTGCCGCTTCCGGCTACCTGGAGGGTCGCCAGCTTCATGTCGGCTCCTACCTCTTTGCGGATGCGCTGAAGCTCCCGGAACTCTTCCGTCGAAGCCAGGGTGATGGCCCGGCCCCGCTTGCCCGCCCGGCCCGTCCGGCCGATGCGGTGGACATAGCTCTGGGGATCGAAGGGGATATGGTAGTTGAAGACGTGGGTGACGTTTTTGATATCCAGTCCCCGGGCCGCGACGTCGGTGGCGATGAGGATCCGGGTCTCTCCCCGCCGGAAGGATTTGACGATGGCATCCCGCTCCATCTGGTCGATATCGCCGTGCAGCCCCGCCGCGTTGAAGCCCAGGGCTTTGAGTTCTTCGGCCAGGCGGTCCACCTCCCGCTTCATCCGGCAGAAGATCAGGGCTTTGTCGTAATTCTCCGTCTCCAGCAGCCGGACGATCGCTTCGTCGCGCTGATTTTCATTGATGACATAGTAATACTGCTCGATATCGACGTTTTTGGTGGTCTCTTCCCCGACGACGGAGATGAACTCCGGCTCATAGAGCAGCGTATCGGCGAGCTCTTTGATGGGATCGGGCATCGTCGCCGAGAAAAGCAGCGTCTGGCGGTTTTGGGGGATGTATTCGAAGATCTCCCGCACATCGTCGAGAAAGCCCATATCGAGCATCTCGTCCGCCTCGTCCAAAACCACCACTTCGGGGTTAAAGACATCGATTTTGCCCTTCTGGTAGAGGTCTTTGAGCCGTCCCGGGGTTGCCACGACGATCTGCACGCCCCGGTGGATCAGAGCGATCTGCCGACCGTAGCCTACGCCGCCATAGACCGCCAGAGTCCGGATCCCGGCGAAGCGCCCCAAATGGTAAAGCTCATCGCTGACCTGGGTCGCCAACTCCCGCGTGGGGGTGATTACCAAAGCCCGCTCGATCTCTCCCCGGGCGATCCGGTCGAGGATCGGCAGACCGAAGGCTGCGGTCTTTCCGGTCCCGGTGTGGGCCTGACCCACCAGATCACGCCCCTCCAGGATGATGGGGATCGCCTCTTTCTGGATCGGGCTGGGCTCTTTGAAGCCGGCGATGCGGACTCCCTTGGCCACCTCCGGGTGCAAGTCAAAATCTTTAAATGTCATATACATTCCTTTCTCGTTCAGGGGCAGATCCCCTCTTTCGTTCAAAAGCAGACTTCACGAAGTGATTCCATTCTTTTGAACCTCCTCAATCCCTCTAAAGAGACTGAAGAAATCCAAAGTCATAGACCATTAACGGCATTAAATAGAAATTTCTAGTAACTAGTTACTAGTTTCCTAGTTACTAGTTACTAGTTTCTCAATTCTCCATCTTCCATCCTCAATCCTCAATCCTCCATCCACTAAAAGTACCAAAGCAAAAAGGCCCCGAAGAGTATCCGGTAGATGCCGAAGGGAACGAAGGTAAATCGGGAGAGAAAGGCCAGGAAGAGTTTGATGGTGATCCAGGCGACCGCAAAGGCGGTGACGAATCCCGCCAGATAGACCCCCCAATCAGCCTGGGCGAACTCGTGATAGTGTTTGAGCAGATCGAAACCGCTCACCGCCGCCATCACCGGGATCGCCAGCAAAAAGGAGAACTCCGCCGAAGCTTTGCGGTCAAGCCCCGCAAGCAGCCCGCCGATGATCGTCGCTCCCGCCCGGGAGGTGCCGGGGATCAGGGCGAAGACCTGGGCGATGCCGATGGCCAGCGCCTGGCGGTAGCTGACTTTTTCCACATCCCGCACCCGGTGGGGATACTCCTCGTCGTAGAAATACTCCACGATCAAAAAGATCACCCCGCCGATGATGAACATCCAGGCCACCACTTCCACACTGAAGAGCGCTTTGATCTGGTGTCGGAAGATGAAGCCCACGATCCCCAGAGGTAAAAAGGCCAGGATCAACTTCTTCCACAATTCGAGATGGCGCAAACTCAGCTTTTCGCGATAGACCAGCATCACCGCCAGGATCGCGGCGAACTGGATAATGACGTCAAAAGCCTTGGTCAAATCGCTCTGAGCCACCCCCAGAAACTTCTCCGCCACGATCATATGCCCCGTAGAAGAGATAGGTAGAAACTCGGTAAAGCCCTCGATGATTCCGATGATAATTGATTGGAAATAGTCCATTTTACTCTCTAATTTGTGTTAAGTGCTACGTGCTACGTGTTAAGTTTTCACTTTCCGATCGCAAGTCGCTAGCACGGGGCTACGCCCCTCACGTCGCAGGATTTTTATGTAGGATATTTTCTCAATCCAAAATCTTCCCGCGTTCCTCACTCCTCACTCCTCGTTCCTCATTCGAGGCAGAGCCTCGCTAAATCATCCTCGCGAAGTATCCCTCTTCCTTGGCCATCAACTCTTCGGGTCTCCCCTGGTCGGCCAGGTGCCCGTCTTCAAGGACGAAGACGTACTCCGCCTTTTCGATGGTGCTGAGGCGGTGGGCGATGGTGATGACGGTTTTGGGAGCCAGATAAGCCTGCAGCGCTTCAAAAAGCTTCGCTTCGGTGTGCACATCCAGTGCGGACGTGGATTCATCGAAGATGACCACCTCCGGGTCGAGCAGAATCATTCGGGCAATGGCTACCCGCTGACGCTGACCGCCGCTGAGTCGCACTCCGTCGCGTCCGACCATCGTGTCGAGCCCCGCTTCCAGGGTCTCGATCAGATCCTCCAGCTGGGCGATCCGGATCGCCTCGGCGATCTTCTCTTCGGGCACGTCCCTGCCCAGCGTGAGGTTAAACCGCATTGTATCATTAAAGAGCTTGGGGTGCTGAAGGATCACATGCACGTGCTCCCGGATCGTCGGCAGGGCGATCCGGTCGTGGGGGACCTCGTCATAGAGGATCCTCCCCTCCTC is a window of Nitratifractor salsuginis DSM 16511 DNA encoding:
- the cysS gene encoding cysteine--tRNA ligase, with amino-acid sequence MQIFDSVKKAKVPFEPIRPGEASIYVCGPTVYDEAHLGHARSALSFDLLSRTLRSLGYKVTLAKNFTDIDDKIIKKINETGQSLQELTDYYIQRYLEEMAALGVRRADIEPKATESLDAIQAMVEGLIEKGCAYRTESGDVYFDTCKDEHYGEISHMLGDEEEARSRLCEIKTGEKRHPRDFALWKACSGEGDVCFDTELGSGRPGWHIECSAMIEKHFQGNGEYTIDIHGGGADLLFPHHENEAAQTRCATGHEIAKYWMHNGFVQIDGEKMSKSLGNSFFLKDALAIYPGELLRFYLIGVHYRNDFNFNEVDLQAAKKRLDKLYRLKKRLTPGKVGEAEAGFVQALKEAMADDLNTSKALAIVDEMVSAANEALDANPRDKVLKRTLLGNIAFIDELLGFGGSDPYAWFQHGVSEEERQEIEAKIAERDAAKKAKDFSKADTIRDELKEKGIALMDTPEGTKWEKL
- the msrA gene encoding peptide-methionine (S)-S-oxide reductase MsrA — its product is MAIREAILGGGCFWCLDAAFRQVDGVVDVISGYANGHVANPTYKEVCTDTTGHAEVVKVLYDDSKISYRDLLKIFYAIHDPTTLNRQGADFGSQYRSTILYQNEEERKIAEEVTAEVQKGLERKIVTRIEPLKNFYPAEEYHQNYFAKNPHHGYCQVVVAPKVLKVREKFPEKVKH
- a CDS encoding acylphosphatase → MESYRFIVHGRVQGVFYRKFVAQKLRALGIQGYVRNLPDGTVEVVARLSEDQLDAVLQTLKEGSPMSEVEDITVEVLDEDDLLYDGFEIRYE
- a CDS encoding type II toxin-antitoxin system CcdA family antitoxin; translation: MAQSYGKQTEKVTFNISVELKERLLALKNELHVSLSSLYNEAITKYLREKELEKWEKGVSMALKDSEYKALNKELGADGGSLHEY
- a CDS encoding type II toxin-antitoxin system PemK/MazF family toxin translates to MSIEAKQGEVWMVRFYPQVGSDISKLRPAIIISHDTIGRLPLKTIVPVTDWKPSYEHYPWMIPITPSSTNGLSKPSAIDCFQIKNFSDDRFVEKIGVIELTLLQKIHQTVMKTLDPLF
- a CDS encoding HD domain-containing protein, which gives rise to MRIKHDPIHTDIILTPLESRVINSGLFNRLQYIMQTSTSYFSFPSLKHSRYSHSVGTMHVAGVMFCNIVKNTDVETINTLLQKVETIINNHILDSRIIQELKTGSDNFKKELTGFCVENTKPINCEYFYKSNNSYILNETLSIFKYSDDRKLFLYQILLESIRIVGLLHDVGHMPFSHLFENVLKEIYGDLIDLDRNSDLTEKQNYYYELLKSLIENNKNNKKIPIHEFLGEKLGLLIFDEILDDCIEIEEKIIIYIIRELVSMIFQEKVIEEFKFKKLHQIVDGAIDADRIDYVQRDVLHSGLKILAFDQNRIINNIKFDNNFNLLFPNFVLSTIENFFVSRYESYNEIIFHHKVIRTNMLLEDILIYLIKDYLVQQNDSTDKAGSRITYLLEDNITGLFNVLEYVLNNNILDMVKMALINQFEENWLLRLLKHFRYELEEKNTRRNDIENYLLDCLKDVLDDEENFITIWDNKELFKDDFFSLMRNYFDVKNDDFIDDFFYTYVSVNNLKEDDESIKGIVHKINSKLSGNKRLLYTIRDFKLGTPNVKDNIKIEYSDSIRDFEEVSTVDERLKNRFLENMKILFFTNEDHEKVEELKKQLLIELGLHFVSFYNSTSLVYYLLDESIEFVNARIDSENIKNTLMQAMRKVETLKRFLVRKEIDVTSERGEDIIMTQVEKVKDIINGLSIVEQIEIFNFMSEEGYSVILVKEEDYV